One Panicum virgatum strain AP13 chromosome 3N, P.virgatum_v5, whole genome shotgun sequence DNA segment encodes these proteins:
- the LOC120664412 gene encoding IQ domain-containing protein IQM1-like, with translation MPLRSPPGAADRNAASPKLLDRGAAADMPARSPKLLRSNSSKKVAAASSLERAILSFKTWEPDATDAAACAAARAPAADHAAPPSPVRRIHGARPGRLALGPQSPLAAARRQPPEQGARSPLHEAAATTVQKMFKGHRTRRSLADCAIVVEELWWKLYDQASLDRKSVSFFAGGKQETAASRWVRAGKRIAKVGKGLCKDDKAQQLALRHWLEAIDPRHRYGHNLHLYYDIWFQSSSTEPFFYWLDIGAGREIHHPSCPRTKLHSQLVMYLGMNERAAYEVVVEDGRLAYLQSGLLVNTTDESKWIFVLSTSRSLYVGQKKKGQFQHSSFLAGGATSAAGRLVAKDGVLKAIWPYSGHYLPTEENFNEFISFLQEHNVDLTNVKRCSVDDDEYPSLKRKQASDVEASSQQEEEPKETAGPTAMAVAEEGADAPPEAADAVSSETSGRAQVKWTSGAGARIGCVRDYPAELQSRALEQVNLSPNRPAAAAPQPWPIPSPRPSPRIRLSPRVQYMGMAVSPGVRPLKQQCLGLRPPTVRLTLPSSKASNSTVNPSLN, from the exons ATGCCTCTGCGGTCGCCGCCGGGGGCAGCCGATCGGAATGCCGCGTCGCCCAAGCTCCTcgaccgcggcgccgccgccgacatgccggcgaggtcgcccAAGCTGCTCAGGAGCAACTCCTCCAAGAAGgtagcggcggcgagcagcctcGAGCGGGCCATCCTCAGCTTCAAGACCTGGGAGCCGGACGCCACCGACGCCGCCGCTTGCGCTGCCGCCCGTGCTCCGGCGGCCGAccatgccgcgccgccgtcgcccgtgcGCCGCATCCACGGCGCGAGGCCGGGGCGGCTGGCCCTCGGCCCCCagagccccctcgccgccgcccggaggcagccgccggagcagggcgcgcgctcgccgctgcacgaggccgccgccaccacggtgCAGAAGATGTTCAAGGGCCACCGTACGCGCCGGAGCCTCGCCGACTGCGCCATCGTGGTGGAGGAGCTTTGGTGGAAGCTCTACGACCAGGCGTCGCTGGACCGCAAGTCCGTCTCCTTCTTCGCGGGCGGCAAGCAGgagacggcggcgtcgcggtgggtCAGGGCCGGCAAGCGCATCGCCAAGGTCGGCAAGGGCCTCTGCAAGGACGACAAGGCGCAGCAGCTGGCGCTCCGCCATTGGCTCGAAGCG ATCGACCCGCGGCATCGCTACGGCCACAACCTGCATCTCTACTACGACATCTGGTTCCAGAGCTCCAGCACCGAGCCATTCTTCTACTG GCTTGACATTGGAGCCGGACGGGAGATCCATCACCCGAGCTGCCCGAGGACCAAGCTCCACTCGCAGCTCGTCATGTACCTGGGAATG AACGAGCGCGCCGCCTACGAAGTGGTCGTGGAAGACGGGAGGCTGGCGTACCTGCAGAGCGGCCTCCTCGTCAACACCACCGACGAGTCCAAGTGGATCTTCGTGCTCAGCACCAGCAGGTCGCTCTACGTGGGCCAGAAGAAGAAGGGCCAGTTCCAGCACTCCAGCTTCCTGGCCGGCGGCGCGACGTCGGCCGCCGGGAGGCTGGTCGCCAAGGATGGCGTCCTCAAGGCCATCTGGCCCTACAGCGGCCATTACCTCCCGACCGAGGAGAATTTCAACGAGTTCATCAGCTTCCTGCAGGAGCACAACGTCGACCTGACCAACGTCAAG AGATGCTCGGTGGACGACGACGAGTACCCGTCGCTGAAGCGGAAGCAGGCCTCGGACGTCGAGGCGTCGTCGCAACAGGAAGAAGAACCCAAAGAGACGGCCGGTCCGACCGCGATGGCAGTGGCAGAGGAAGGAGCTGATGCTCCGCCGGAGGCAGCGGACGCCGTGAGCAGCGAGACCAGCGGCCGCGCGCAGGTGAAGTGgacgagcggcgccggcgcgcgcatCGGCTGCGTCCGGGACTACCCGGCGGAGCTGCAGAGCCGGGCGCTGGAGCAGGTGAACCTGTCGCCCaacaggccggcggcggcggcgccgcagccGTGGCCGATCCCGTCGCCGCGCCCGAGCCCACGGATCAGGCTGTCGCCGCGGGTGCAGTACATGGGCATGGCCGTGAGCCCCGGCGTGCGGCCGCTGAAGCAGCAGTGCCTGGGCCTCCGGCCGCCGACGGTGCGCCTCACGCTGCCCAGCAGCAAGGCCAGCAACTCGACAGTTAATCCATCACTGAATTGA